In the genome of Rhodoferax sp. BAB1, one region contains:
- a CDS encoding MoxR family ATPase: MKFQGTSNYVATQDLMLSVNAAITLKRPLLVKGEPGTGKTMLAEEVSSALKLPLLQWHIKSTTKAQQGLYEYDAVSRLRDSQLGDEKVKDIHNYIVKGVLWQAFTADQPVALLIDEIDKADIEFPNDLLREIDRMEFYCYETRELVRAKHRPLVFITSNNEKELPDAFLRRCFFHYIKFPDAETMARIVAVHFPGLKQELLGAAMKTFFDVRNLPGLKKKPSTSELLDWLKLLLAEDIPAEALQSKDEKVAVPPLVGALLKNEQDVSLFEKLVFMQRHNR; this comes from the coding sequence ATGAAATTCCAAGGTACCTCGAACTACGTCGCCACCCAGGACCTGATGCTCTCGGTGAACGCCGCCATCACCCTCAAGCGGCCGCTGCTGGTCAAAGGCGAGCCCGGCACCGGCAAGACCATGCTGGCCGAGGAAGTGTCCTCGGCCCTGAAGCTGCCGCTGCTGCAGTGGCACATCAAGTCCACCACCAAGGCGCAGCAGGGCCTGTACGAGTACGACGCGGTCAGCCGCCTGCGCGACAGCCAGCTCGGCGACGAGAAGGTCAAGGACATCCACAACTACATCGTCAAGGGCGTGCTCTGGCAGGCCTTCACGGCAGACCAGCCCGTCGCCCTGCTGATCGACGAGATCGACAAGGCCGACATCGAGTTCCCCAACGACCTGCTGCGGGAAATCGACCGCATGGAGTTCTACTGCTACGAAACACGCGAGCTGGTCCGCGCCAAGCATCGCCCGCTGGTCTTCATCACCTCCAACAATGAGAAGGAATTGCCCGACGCCTTCCTGCGCCGCTGCTTCTTCCACTACATCAAGTTCCCCGACGCCGAGACCATGGCCAGGATCGTGGCCGTGCACTTCCCCGGCCTCAAGCAGGAGCTGCTGGGCGCGGCCATGAAAACCTTCTTCGACGTGCGCAACCTGCCCGGCCTGAAGAAAAAACCCTCCACCAGCGAGCTGCTGGACTGGCTCAAGCTGCTGCTGGCCGAAGACATCCCGGCCGAGGCCCTGCAGAGCAAGGACGAGAAGGTGGCCGTGCCGCCGCTGGTGGGCGCGCTGCTGAAGAACGAGCAGGATGTGAGCCTCTTTGAAAAACTGGTGTTCATGCAAAGGCACAACCGGTGA
- a CDS encoding cytochrome c, with protein MNKLLLTLSSLLVASATAFSAHAQEAKGDAKAGEKKVAMCIGCHGIPGYQASFPEVHRVPMISGQNAKFIVSSLNAYKKGERKHPSMRGIADTLSEQDIADVAAYYEDHGKGAAAAPARTPAPSAKVAELLNKGGCIACHGDNFNKPIDPSYPKVGGQHADYLFVALKSYKTEGNATWGRANGIMGGIAKQFSNAELKELSAYIASLPGELKTVPQSKFR; from the coding sequence ATGAACAAACTGTTGCTGACGCTCTCTTCCCTGCTTGTCGCTTCTGCGACGGCATTCTCTGCCCACGCCCAGGAAGCCAAGGGTGATGCCAAGGCCGGCGAGAAAAAGGTCGCCATGTGCATCGGCTGCCACGGCATTCCGGGTTACCAGGCCAGCTTCCCCGAGGTCCATCGCGTGCCCATGATCTCGGGCCAGAACGCCAAGTTCATCGTGTCTTCCCTGAATGCCTACAAGAAGGGCGAGCGCAAGCATCCGTCCATGCGCGGCATTGCCGACACCCTGAGCGAGCAGGACATTGCCGACGTGGCCGCGTACTACGAAGACCACGGCAAGGGCGCAGCCGCTGCTCCCGCCCGCACGCCGGCACCGTCGGCCAAGGTGGCCGAGCTGCTGAACAAGGGCGGTTGCATTGCCTGCCACGGCGACAACTTCAACAAGCCCATCGATCCGAGCTACCCCAAGGTGGGCGGCCAGCACGCCGACTACCTGTTCGTCGCGCTCAAGTCCTACAAGACCGAAGGCAACGCCACCTGGGGCCGTGCCAACGGCATCATGGGCGGCATCGCCAAGCAGTTCTCCAACGCCGAGTTGAAGGAGCTGTCCGCTTACATCGCCAGCCTGCCGGGTGAACTCAAGACCGTGCCGCAGAGCAAGTTCCGCTAA
- a CDS encoding DUF1841 family protein: MFQPSQADVRRFFCGVHAKARTGQPMEAIELLASQWIAEHPEFHAELADLEGALASMTKVEPERSNPFLHLSMHLSISEQCSIDQPRGIRQAVELLAAKRNDLHAAHHEVMDCLGRMVWESQRAGRPPDGAAYIDCVQQRATKD, translated from the coding sequence ATGTTCCAGCCCTCCCAAGCCGATGTCCGGCGCTTTTTCTGCGGTGTCCACGCCAAGGCCCGCACCGGCCAGCCGATGGAGGCCATCGAACTGCTGGCCAGCCAGTGGATCGCCGAGCACCCGGAGTTCCATGCCGAGCTGGCTGACCTGGAGGGCGCGCTGGCCAGCATGACCAAGGTGGAGCCCGAACGCAGCAACCCCTTCCTGCACCTGTCCATGCACCTGTCCATCAGCGAGCAGTGCAGCATCGACCAGCCGCGCGGCATACGCCAAGCGGTGGAGTTGCTGGCAGCCAAGCGCAATGACCTGCATGCGGCCCACCACGAGGTGATGGACTGCCTGGGCCGCATGGTCTGGGAAAGCCAGCGCGCCGGCCGCCCCCCGGATGGCGCGGCTTATATCGATTGCGTGCAGCAGCGCGCCACCAAGGACTGA